The genomic region CCTTGCCAGGCGACCCAGCGTAGACGCATTTCGGGCGGGTCCGACGGGTCATCCCCTTTGGTTCATCCCACAGTCGGCTGCCGTATTCCCTGGAGGCCTTGACAACTTTGGCTGCCACACAGGAAATTGACGCGCGTAGATGTTTCGGGAGCCGCAAGTCTCCCGCAGATCTCCTGCCGCAACACCGCCGTCTCCCTCATCCCACACCGGAGTTCCCGCTCATGCGCTCCTCGCATCCCCGTTCCGCCGCCGTCTCGGCCCTCGTCGCCACCGCGCTGGCCACCGGCTTGCTGGCGGGCTCGGCCGACGCGGCCGAAGGCTCCGCCGCCGGTCAGGTACGCATCCACGACATTCAGGGCACCACCCGGATATCCCCGCTCGTCGGCAAGCAGGTCTCGGATGTCGAGGGCATCGTGACGGGCGTGCGCACGTACGGCTCGCGCGGCTTCTGGATCCAGGACCCCGACGCCGACGACAACGCCGCCACCAGCGAGGGCGTGTTCGTCTTCACCAGCTCGGTCCCGACCGTCGCCGTGGGCGACGCGGTCAAGGTCTCCGGCACGGTCGGCGAGTACGTCCCGGGCGGCCTCAGCTCGGGCAACCAGTCGGCGACCCAGATATCCAAGCCGGTCGTCACGGTGGTCTCCTCGGGCAACGCGCTGCCCGAGGCCACCGCGGTCAACGAGTACACGGTGCCCGCCGAGTACGCCCCGGCCGGCGACCCGGCCGCCGGAGGCAGCATCAACGGCCTGGCCCTGGACCCCTCGCGCTACGCCCTGGACTACTACGAGTCCCTTGAGGGCATGAACGTCAAGATCGGCACCTCGCGCGTGGTCGGCGCCACCGACCCGTACTCGGAGCTGTGGGTCACCGTGAAGGGCTGGGAGAACACCGCCAAGCGAGGCGGGACCATCTACGGCTCCTACGAGTCCCAGAACACGGGCCGCCTCCAGATCCAGCAGCTCGCGCCCGTCGCGCAGCAGCCCTTCCCGGTGGCCAACGTCGGCGACAAGCTGACCGGCGTCACCGAAGGCCCGCTGGACTTCAACCAGTTCGGCGGCTACACGCTGGCGGCCCGCACCCTCGGCACCGTCAAGGCGGGCACCCTCGCCCCCGAGAAGACCAAGCCGCAGGCCGAGCAAGAGCTCGCGGTGGCCACGTACAACGTCGAGAACCTCGACCCGACCGACCCGCAGGCGAAGTTCGACGCGCTGGCGAAGGCGGTCGTCGAGAACCTGGCCTCCCCCGACATCCTCGCCCTGGAGGAGATCCAGGACGACAACGGCGCCAAGAACGACGGCACGGTCTCGGCCGAGCAGACGCTCACGAAGTTCACCGCGGCGATCGCGGCGGCGGGCGGCCCGGCCTACCAGTGGCGGACCGTCAACCCCGAGGACAAGAAGGACGGCGGCGAGCCCGGCGGCAACATCCGCCAGGTGTTCCTCTTCAACCCGGAGCGGGTCTCCTTCACCGAGCGCGCCCCGGGCGACGCGGTGACGGCGACCGGCGTGGTCAAGGAGAACGGCAAGGCCGCCCTGACCCACTCCCCCGGCCGGATCGACCCCGCGAACCCCGCGTGGGCCGACAGCCGCAAGCCGCTGGCGGGCGAGTTCGTCTTCCGCGGCAAGACGGTCTTCGTGATCGCCAACCACTTCGGCTCCAAGGGCGGCGACGAGGGCCTGACCTCGCACCACCAGCCGCCGGTCCGCTCCTCGGAGGCCAAGCGGCTGCTCCAGGCGCAGGCCGTGAACGGCTTCGTGAAGGAGGTCCTGGCGGCGGAGAAGAACGCGAACGTCCTCGTCCTCGGCGACATCAACGACTTCGAGTTCTCGGCGACGACGAACGCGCTGGCCGACGGTGGGGCGCTGTACCCGGCGATCAAGTCGCTGCCGAAGGCGGAGCGGTACTCGTACGTCTACCAGGGCAACGCGCAGGTTCTGGACCAGATCCTGACCAGCCCGGCGATCAAGCACTTCACCTACGACAGCGTGCACATCAACGCGGAGTTCTCGGCGCAGAACAGCGACCACGACCCGCAGGTGCTGCGCTTCAAGCCGTAGCAGTAGCAGTAGCCGTAGCCGCTTGACCCCTTGAGGCCGCAGAGGGCCCGGACGCCGTCCAGTCCGGGCCCTCTGCCACACTCCTGGCCATGATCTTCCGAATCGCCACCCGCGAGGACCTACCCGCCGTACTCGCCCTGCTGGCCGACGAGGAACGGGTCGTGGACCCGGCTTCGATCGTGGTCGACGAGGCGCTGGAGCGGGCCTTCGCCGCCATCGCGGCGGACGCGCGCAACGAGATGCTGGTCCTGACGGACGACGACGGCGCCGTGGTGCTGGGCTGCCTCCAGCTGACGTACATCCCGGGCCTGGGCCAGGGCGGCCGGGACCGGGCGCTGGTGGAGGCGGTACGGATCCGCCCGGACCGGCGGGGCGGAGGGCTGGGGGCGGAGCTGATGAAGTTGGCCGCCGACCGGGCCCGCGAGCGCGGCTGCGGCCTGGTCCAGCTGACCAGCAACAAGCGGCGCACGGCCGCCCACCGCTTCTACGAGCGGCTGGGCTTCGCACGCAGCCACGAGGGCTTCAAGCTCTCGCTGGCGGACTGACATGGGCCGAAGTAGGGCCTTTAGGCCCTGGCGTGACGCTCGCCACATCTCTGCCGAATCGCCCGGTTGTGGTGTTGAGTAGCTCCACGCCACCCCGTCTTCACGCTCGTTTTTTGGAGGACCGCATGTTCCCCTCCATCTCCCTCACCCAGGAAATCGGCCTCGCGGTCCTGCTGGCCGCCGCCCTCGTATGGCTCATCGGCCTCGGCCACATGCTCCGGGGCAGCCGCTTGCGCCACCCCGAGCCCGGCGCCTTCGAGGGCCTGTCGGTGATCCCGGCGCAGCGCGGCGCCGCCGCGCACCCGATGGAGGCCGTGGAGCTGACCGAAGCGGAGAAGGAGGCCTTCGCCGGCCTGGTCCGCAGGATCCCGCTGAGCTGATCGCCCGCCGGGCCCTTCGCGCAATCAAGCCCTCCACCTGCGGTTTCTCCGCAGGTGGAGGGCTTTGCGCTTCCAGGGCGCCGGTCGGGCGGCGGCGCCTACGGACCGCACACGTGCAAGCCCGGCTACATCTGGCGCAAGGGCTTCGACGGCGACGCCCTGTGTGTCACGCCGGAAGAACGCTCGGCCGCCATGAACAAGGGCAAGCTGATCGACAACGGCCCGCACCTCAAGGGCATTCCGGGAAAGTGACGGCGAGGAGCAGGCGTCAGTTGTGGCTGTGCAGGACCTCGTTCAGGCCGCCCCAGGCCGCCTTGTACGGGCGGGCCTCGACGGCGCCGGTGACCGAGTTGCGGCGGAAGAGGATGTTGTTGGCGCCCGAGAGCTCCAGGGCCTTGACGATCTGGCCGTCCGGCAGGGTGACGCGGGTGCCCGCGGTCACGTAGAGGCCGGCCTCGACGACGCACTCGTCGCCGAGCGCGATGCCCACGCCCGCCTCGGCGCCGATCAGGGTGCGCTCGCCGATCGAGATGATCTGCTTGCCGCCGCCCGAGAGGGTGCCCATGGTGGAGGCGCCGCCGCCGATGTCGGAGCCGTCGCCGACCACGACACCCGCGGAGATGCGGCCCTCGACCATGGAGGTGCCGAGCGTGCCGGCGTTGAAGTTGACGAAGCCCTCGTGCATGACGGTGGTGCCCTCGGCGAGGTGCGCGCCGAGGCGGACACGGTCCGCGTCGGCGATGCGCACGCCCTTGGGGGCGACGTAGTCCGTCATCCGGGGGAACTTGTCGATCGAGGTGACCTGGAGGTGCAGGCCCTCGGCGCGCGCGTTGAGCCGGACGGTCTCGACCTGGTCGACGGCGACCGGGCCCAGCGAGGTCCAGGCGACGTTGGTGAGCAGGCCGAAGACACCGTCGAGGTTCTGGCCGTGCGGCTTGACCAGGCGGTGGCTGAGCAGGTGCAGGCGCAGGTACGCGTCGTGCGCGTCCAGCGGCTTGTCCTCCAGGGAGGAGATCACCGTACGGACGGCCACGACCTCGACGCCGCGGACCGCGTCCTGGCGGATCGCCTTCGACGCGGCGGCGCCCAGCAGCTCCACGGCCTGCTCGGCGGTGAGGCGCTCGGTGCCGGCCGGGCCGGGCTCGGCGACCAGCTCGGGGGCGGGGAACCAGGTGTCGAGGACGGTGCCGTCGGCGGTGATGGTGGCAAGTCCGGCGGCGACGGCGCCGGTGGTACGCGTAGCAGTCATGCCAGAAACCTAACCGGCGACGGCCCGCGGTCGCGAACCGGTCTCATGTGCCGGTCGCGCGCGTCGCCGCGCCCCCGGCGCACCCATGACCAGCACGGTCACCCCGGCGGCCGCGCCGAGCACCGCGCACACGGGCCACAGCAGGCCGGGCGCGGCGTCGTACAGGGCTCCGCCGAGGGGCCCCGCGAGGACGACGCCACTGACGGACACGCCCGCGTACAGGCTCTGGAACCGGCCGATGGCGTGCTCGGGCGACTCGTCGGCGACGTACGCGGTGGCGGTGGTCTTGTAGAGGATCTCGCCGAGGGTGAGCAGCACCATCATCGCGACGGTGGTCGCGATGCCCACCCCGAGCAGCAGCATCGCGTAGCCGCCGCCCACCAGCACCAGACCGCTGCCGATGACGTGCAGCGGGGAACGCCGGCGCAGGGCGAGGGCGGCGGGTATCTCCAGGAGCATGATGACGCCGCCGTTGATCCCGATGAGCAGCCCGTACGCGCGGGTGTCCATGCCGTGGTCGGCGAGGAACACCGGGAACGTCGTGTAGTGCTGCCGGTAGACGAGGTCGATGACGGCGATCGCGCCGAGCAGCACGAGGACGGCCGGCCGCGCGCGCAGCTCCCGCCACAGC from Streptomyces sp. NBC_00190 harbors:
- a CDS encoding endonuclease/exonuclease/phosphatase family protein, with product MRSSHPRSAAVSALVATALATGLLAGSADAAEGSAAGQVRIHDIQGTTRISPLVGKQVSDVEGIVTGVRTYGSRGFWIQDPDADDNAATSEGVFVFTSSVPTVAVGDAVKVSGTVGEYVPGGLSSGNQSATQISKPVVTVVSSGNALPEATAVNEYTVPAEYAPAGDPAAGGSINGLALDPSRYALDYYESLEGMNVKIGTSRVVGATDPYSELWVTVKGWENTAKRGGTIYGSYESQNTGRLQIQQLAPVAQQPFPVANVGDKLTGVTEGPLDFNQFGGYTLAARTLGTVKAGTLAPEKTKPQAEQELAVATYNVENLDPTDPQAKFDALAKAVVENLASPDILALEEIQDDNGAKNDGTVSAEQTLTKFTAAIAAAGGPAYQWRTVNPEDKKDGGEPGGNIRQVFLFNPERVSFTERAPGDAVTATGVVKENGKAALTHSPGRIDPANPAWADSRKPLAGEFVFRGKTVFVIANHFGSKGGDEGLTSHHQPPVRSSEAKRLLQAQAVNGFVKEVLAAEKNANVLVLGDINDFEFSATTNALADGGALYPAIKSLPKAERYSYVYQGNAQVLDQILTSPAIKHFTYDSVHINAEFSAQNSDHDPQVLRFKP
- a CDS encoding GNAT family N-acetyltransferase, which gives rise to MIFRIATREDLPAVLALLADEERVVDPASIVVDEALERAFAAIAADARNEMLVLTDDDGAVVLGCLQLTYIPGLGQGGRDRALVEAVRIRPDRRGGGLGAELMKLAADRARERGCGLVQLTSNKRRTAAHRFYERLGFARSHEGFKLSLAD
- the dapD gene encoding 2,3,4,5-tetrahydropyridine-2,6-dicarboxylate N-succinyltransferase, with translation MTATRTTGAVAAGLATITADGTVLDTWFPAPELVAEPGPAGTERLTAEQAVELLGAAASKAIRQDAVRGVEVVAVRTVISSLEDKPLDAHDAYLRLHLLSHRLVKPHGQNLDGVFGLLTNVAWTSLGPVAVDQVETVRLNARAEGLHLQVTSIDKFPRMTDYVAPKGVRIADADRVRLGAHLAEGTTVMHEGFVNFNAGTLGTSMVEGRISAGVVVGDGSDIGGGASTMGTLSGGGKQIISIGERTLIGAEAGVGIALGDECVVEAGLYVTAGTRVTLPDGQIVKALELSGANNILFRRNSVTGAVEARPYKAAWGGLNEVLHSHN
- a CDS encoding MFS transporter, coding for MQGFKDVPRTVWLLAAGIFVNAVVSFTFVFVFLYLTGPRGLGAAQAGLVVGVGGVGLVAGNFTGGWYGDRFGHRRVLLTASALGGAALVVLPTVPTGLLALVLPLAQYASGVIRAANSALVAVTVPEGSRRQAFAVTRCMSNAGFAVGAPLGALVATGLSYGWLFVADGLGTLFFAVWTARVVPARAATTPSAAPDGGLGRGGLWRELRARPAVLVLLGAIAVIDLVYRQHYTTFPVFLADHGMDTRAYGLLIGINGGVIMLLEIPAALALRRRSPLHVIGSGLVLVGGGYAMLLLGVGIATTVAMMVLLTLGEILYKTTATAYVADESPEHAIGRFQSLYAGVSVSGVVLAGPLGGALYDAAPGLLWPVCAVLGAAAGVTVLVMGAPGARRRARPAHETGSRPRAVAG